The sequence TCAAATCAGTACTCCAGAATTGGTTGGAGAGTGATGTGAACAGCAAAGGTGCGGTTTCGCCCGCAATACGCGCTACCGCTAACAAAATGCCGGTCAAAATACCTGAGACAGAGGCTTTCAAGGTAATGGCCGATATCATGCGCCACTTTGGCGTTCCTAATGCGTAGGCCGCTTCGCGCAAGCTATCCGGCACCAACTTCAGCATGTTTTCAGTGGTACGGATAACAATAGGTATCTGTAGCAAGGCCAGTGCTATCACTCCCGCCCAGCCCGAGAAATGCTCCATCTTGGCGACTACAATGGTGTAGACAAACAAGCCGACCACAATGGAAGGTGCTGATAACAAAATGTCATTAATAAAGCGGGTAATTTCTGCCAGCCAAGATTTACGGCCATATTCCGCCAGATAAATCCCCGCCATGATGCCCAATGGGGTGCCGATGACTGTCGCCCACAGAATTAATAATCCACTCCCCGCAATGGCGTTAGCTAAACCACCACCCGCGGTATTCGGCGGCGGCGTCATCTCGGTAAACAGCGCCAATGACATGCCGTCGATACCTTTGGTGATTGTAGAGAATAAAATCCACACCAACCAAAACAGACCAAACGCCATAGTGGCAATGGAAAGTAGTAAGGCAATCCGATTTTTTTGACGACGCCAGGCCTGCTTTTTACGGCGGGTTTCCATCAGCGTCGCATCACTTTGCATATCCATCGTCGCCATCTTAGCGCCCCTCTTTCTTAGCCAGACGCAAAATCATTAGCTTAGATAAAGCCAGTACGATAAAGGTAATAACGAACAAGATCAGACCCAGTTCCATCAACGCGGCAGTATGTAAACCAGATTCAGCTTCAGCAAACTCATTCGCCAACGCGGAGGTAATACTGTTGCCCGGCATAAACAGCGAGAAGCTGTCGAGCTGATAGGTGTTACCAATAATAAAGGTCACTGCCATGGTTTCACCCAATGCACGCCCCAGCCCCAACATCACGCCGCCAATAACACCATTTTTGGTATAAGGCAGCACAATACGCCAAATCACTTCCCACGTGGTGCAGCCAATGCCATAGGCCGACTCTTTCATCATCACCGGGGTTTGTTCAAATACATCGCGCATAACCGCTGCAATGTAAGGAATAATCATGATGGCCAAGATGATGCCGGCAGCCAAGATACCAATACCAAATGCGGGGCCAGAGAACAGCACTCCCACAATAGGGATGCCGGACATCACGTTGCCAACAGGCTCTTGGAAATAACGGGCAAACAGAGGGGCGAAGACAAATAAACCCCACATACCGTAAACAATGCTTGGGATAGCGGCCAGCAATTCAATCGCAACCCCCAGTGGGCGTCTTAGCCAATTTGGGGCCAGTTCAGTTAAGAACAAAGCAATGCCAAAACTGACCGGAACCGCGATGAGCAAGGCGATAACAGAGGTGACAACTGTGCCGTAAATCGGTACTAAAGCACCAAACTGTTCAGCCGGGGCATCCCACTCTTTGGTCCACAGGAAAGCCCAACCAAATTTTTCGATGCTTGGCCAGGAAGCAATAATCAATGAAATGATAATGCCGCCCAACAGAAATAGGGTAATCAGCGCAGCCAGTTTAACCAGCGCACTGAAAATGATGTCACCGTATTTACTCGGTGCTTTGATTGTCGGCTTGTTCGCAGCCATAGACTCTCTTCTCATCCTACCCCTAATACTTCAAGCTGCAGGGGTGTTGGCTGCTTTCGCTCACCCCAGTCACTTACTTGAGTAAGCTCCTGGGGATTATCTCAATTGCCGCCTACCTGCAACTCGAATTATTTAGGGTATATATTGTGAATCAATATTTCATAAACCGCTTGTTGCCAGTAAATCAGAAGATTGGCTTACCGTTGCTATCTTTAATCTGAGTTTTCCAAGCAGCACGAACTTGCTCAACAACTTCTGCTGGCAATGTTGCATAATCCAGTTCGTTGGCTTGTTTAGCGCCGTGAGTGTAGCCCCAGTCAAAGAACTTCAGTACTTCAACGCCGTTAGCAGCATTTTTCTGCTCTTTATGCACCAAGATGAAAGTTGTTGATGTGATAGGCCAGACATCATCACCTTTTTGATTGGTTAAATCTTGAGCAAACGTTTTGCTCCAGTCTACACCTTTAGCTGCTGCACTGAAGCTCTGCTCAGTTGGGCTAACCGGTTTGCCATCAGCAGAAACCAGTTTGGTGTAAGCCAGGTTGTTCTGTTTGGCGTAAGCATACTCGACATAACCAATCGAGCCAGGCAGACGTTGAACGAATGCAGCGATGCCGTCGTTACCTTTACCGCCCAAACCGGTCGGCCAGTTAACCGTAGAACCTGCGCCTATTTTTTCTTTCCATTCTGCATTCACTTTAGCCAGGTAGCTGGTGAACACAAATGAAGTACCGGAACCGTCAGCGCGGCGCACCACAGCAATATTTTGATCTGGTAATTTAACGCCCGGATTCAGCTTAACAATAGCCGGGTCATTCCACTTTTTCACATTGCCCAGATAAATATCACCCAGTGTTTTACCGTCT comes from Yersinia canariae and encodes:
- the pstA gene encoding phosphate ABC transporter permease PstA, which translates into the protein MATMDMQSDATLMETRRKKQAWRRQKNRIALLLSIATMAFGLFWLVWILFSTITKGIDGMSLALFTEMTPPPNTAGGGLANAIAGSGLLILWATVIGTPLGIMAGIYLAEYGRKSWLAEITRFINDILLSAPSIVVGLFVYTIVVAKMEHFSGWAGVIALALLQIPIVIRTTENMLKLVPDSLREAAYALGTPKWRMISAITLKASVSGILTGILLAVARIAGETAPLLFTSLSNQFWSTDLTRPIANLPVTIFKFAMSPFSEWQQLAWAGVLLITLCVLLLNILARVIFAKKKY
- the pstC gene encoding phosphate ABC transporter permease PstC, producing the protein MAANKPTIKAPSKYGDIIFSALVKLAALITLFLLGGIIISLIIASWPSIEKFGWAFLWTKEWDAPAEQFGALVPIYGTVVTSVIALLIAVPVSFGIALFLTELAPNWLRRPLGVAIELLAAIPSIVYGMWGLFVFAPLFARYFQEPVGNVMSGIPIVGVLFSGPAFGIGILAAGIILAIMIIPYIAAVMRDVFEQTPVMMKESAYGIGCTTWEVIWRIVLPYTKNGVIGGVMLGLGRALGETMAVTFIIGNTYQLDSFSLFMPGNSITSALANEFAEAESGLHTAALMELGLILFVITFIVLALSKLMILRLAKKEGR
- the pstS gene encoding phosphate ABC transporter substrate-binding protein PstS produces the protein MKLMRTTVASIVAATLSMTTVSVFAAASLTGAGATFPAPVYAKWADSYQKETGNKINYQGIGSSGGVKQIIANTVDFGASDAPLADEKLAAEGLFQFPTVIGGVVLAVNIPGIKSGELTLDGKTLGDIYLGNVKKWNDPAIVKLNPGVKLPDQNIAVVRRADGSGTSFVFTSYLAKVNAEWKEKIGAGSTVNWPTGLGGKGNDGIAAFVQRLPGSIGYVEYAYAKQNNLAYTKLVSADGKPVSPTEQSFSAAAKGVDWSKTFAQDLTNQKGDDVWPITSTTFILVHKEQKNAANGVEVLKFFDWGYTHGAKQANELDYATLPAEVVEQVRAAWKTQIKDSNGKPIF